Proteins encoded within one genomic window of Candidatus Zixiibacteriota bacterium:
- a CDS encoding FlgD immunoglobulin-like domain containing protein, translating into MTKTGSAVPYETQDDAAYITALATGRSDGDSLIVSGARFTPGESVQILVSHQNADGSKSDELAGWSTVADASGRISALWLIDASVVGADPIVVTATGEDSGVEVTSVTTETDSRLTFVSVPDTVKISTPFDVTVLLEQNCCDGQFAPMPNREVSFYTRIGDCGVDPDDIPVATVTTDDAGMASATLTIDVVGNYVIGVKYEGESEPSETEDPNSACFPDQRVAVLAAIDCAHVEVEYEEPEIECVSAGAPHEVLGCEGQASCFSTIIHSAGAGDLRFSIPAISQATIDPVSGELCVTPDTAGTYAIEITATDTVGQTAFCTAQLVVTLNNPPSIDVPDTYPLDPCYPADVTISYNVDDPDGNIVSVYAIFEGQQIDLLTQNTVSITGPGTYYIEAWVVDECGLTDVDTMVVTAPETIDPFVDLGDDRAITQCEPTLYCVPFTVSQGLEITSYSGGDIDLQTETICFTPNAEGDYQLTIEGVDICGQTVADTALVHVTYNSAPAITAIFDTTAVVCVEDEVCIPVDISDVDGNLESVSTSLGNYNAETGLLCVPVGMDQNYDVTITATDACGLTDDHTITITTVAPPAPSVDLGDDQDLLLCGPGEVCVDLITDAAQFSVESSLGYYNDQTGQVCFEVSEPGNYSLIVWVTDECLQTAVDTVDINVTMNSAPAVTMFEDTAIYLCLPEEICLPVEVSDPDGNIADISIDGGTYKDGFICFTPYNHGVFEFTLTVTDSCGLTAVGTASVTIRTDQDIVLDCPGDTAIYTCYKDTVYVPVGGIPDLEEISVSVQGLNAWWDDARQSVGIFSECSNSSHITVLVESPCATYTCTFDLTVNCNRTPLVLLPPDTTLFSCGGETLCLPVGVSDPDDNLARVTSNIGQYDPATGKLCFTADTAGVYTISVTAYDECEDYRTDEMLVTVVANTPPTCVVPEDTTLFVCGAGTVSVPVGTIDPDFNVVGCSVVEGPGTIENGYWIYDAPGAGEYTVQIECVDECDASCTSEFTVTIEQNSPPVFDCLDYSEPIFMCELTEFCLPNLHVSDVDDNIAEINLTINGQPVQYNPEGTCFMPIEGNNRIEMSVIDECGESSVCDMPIYVIVNSAPTMTEINDTSLFICETRPICLNLEADDADTNFAGFELVSGNGYVEGDQWCYTPPEAGSSETVTIRAYDSCGAYDEQTFTVDFNVNQPPVNDIPAPGEFFVCEIGEEICVPGFTATDPDGNLVGLTVSYGTLHGDTLCFTADPQITSISVTAVDECQAMDSDEYTFSITVNSAPVNETPTDNIDLVLCTPEEYCLDLAASDVDDNFSHFELVSGFGSIIDNSWCFTPWNLNDNPDVDPVVIRGYDNCGAYCEFTLNVSWTLNNPPVAEDGYKSGSFCFPEERTVYPTVTDADGDILTFTLLFGDGYIDPATGAVTYFIGDTSGVYAFQYEVADSCAADTAWIYDSITLNTEPELFGYDSTVVLCEREEICFEILAEDYDGDNLVISQIDGPGVFTQIDNNTGQTCFWPAEVDSATYVFAYCVADPCSIDKFGEAAITCPPCDPDTVRITVIINRPPTIVCPEAQQFASCDPDSSSYCFPIEFSDPDGEILTPVILSGNAFYDNGYVCVDPILNGEIEVVIAVADSCGAADTCTVAVTIESNEPPTITMGDDFERFLCEPEEICVPVRYSDPNGEILTPEFNFGILNDEGAVCFLADTAGTYTIIGSVTDTCDVTAVDTTVVTVIFNTGPYVDLGPDFEVGLCGTTQVCVPVDAGDVDDNLVSIVPSTGVYDPQTGKVCFDISEEGDYTLIVTVTDECGLDDVDTVVVTGVPDEPPFLSLGDDFSLMLCDIMPVCIDVNTVADYSEFMTNIGQYDPASGRLCFTPETAGEYTVIATVIDSCDLSTTDTVVVTIELNSPPELTCPGPQEFSLCEPTEFCLPLDVTDIDGNLQSVEVTSGNATINGNEICFNAEGSGQFEITVVAVDSCAAADTCIIPVTIELNTPPSVVLGDNFDVYLCMPQAVCFPAEISDLDGDNLDITLTAGVYDPEQDRICVDIDTTGTYVIIATATDTCGAMAADTTVIMAEVAETPTLDLGEDFVVNICEPEEICVDVETNATYQEITTNVGEYDPTSGRVCFWADHSASYDMIVQIIDSCGLAAIDTVHIDVIVNTAPTLVMGPDTSVYLCNPEPICLPVELNDLENNIANIEVIGGTYNNGEICITPYDSGMYTVIMTVTDSCAETASDTANIYVMTDQGADLVCPNDTVLFSCTGDTVCLPVYGIPQEATVEVSGINTWYDYETGTVCFYTECGNTNHVSIKVTTPCNVYECGFTVTIECNAPPLVILPPDTSLMVCGPEQVCLPVGITDQNDNLYSVIVDNGWYDAVHSMVCFDADTSGTYILTVTAEDSCGEVSSDDISVVVDFNSAPYLIYEWADSLISTCVPEVCVPIEAIDPDNNLAEVYTDWGTYNEETGEICFTVDTNGTYCVEVYAVDSCGLADTLTACVNVETGDFVYIDCPTETIAAPPVCGPEEICVDLAIAGSGYQINTSFGEWADNQLCFFADTAGIYTIDVLGSAECNEDSCRVYVEVIFLDPATITCPGDTTVLLCEADTLCFNFTASATTEQVEVQGGYINGDQVCVPILEPGVQVITLIAINDCGSDTCSFTINSTFNSGPTLTAANDTTITACEPYEICFDYTAADPDNNIIEVQSSLGVVIDDQVCFTPPDFGTYTIVITARDECGLTATDSLTLTLVEGGVPLVLCPNGVQYDTLCTPGEVCVVVPVSPQDAIVTISPTGTYDPQTGEVCVEFQETGTIQIWVRAEATCGIDSCSFTMDVVVDNPPVVECRGAVDTLLCLADPVEVCLPVSFSGIVDSIEVLGATYENGYVCVPITEAGQYEILTIAHGICISDTCETVLRVTRDQDPILHLPTEIFSFERCPDDTDHICIDGIWAEDVESDVTITMTCGPGTFTEVTNDSGEVCFVPDGFGTYEFCFEVTDGCNITTGSFTVDVTEEEDCDVCMYIGLESGDCTPVGLVKEVTMTIDAKTPIGGFDLLISFDASVMGFTYATIENTEIHDGSTGWEYFRYTLNEASCSPSCPSGVVRFVAIADVNNGASHPPDETLTPHGAVVRIQFQVANDQNLGDQFLPINFVTYDCGDNAVSDTTGNDLYVDLRIYNPEGYLRWDEMDDVNYPESARPYGLGTRDECFGDGKVDPIRCIEFYDGGICVIHPDSIDDRGDINLNGTAYEIADAVLFSNYFIYGLDVFVVSIPGQIAATDVNADGVTLSVADLVLLIRVIIGDADPIPKIIPYPDDLVLTTTTEASNIDVTTRSTGEVGAALFVFDLEGDIEIDEPTLTADAEKMDLAWNIEDNELRLLVYNMGTERIEMGEHSILQIPYSGDGTLSMTKAEIVDYQGRPYEIAYKSNLLPTSFSLEQNYPNPFNPNTTIGFALAEASDYVLSIYNVEGKLVRNFNGSLPAGNHSVVWDGRSENGAAVASGVYFYRLDAGDYHQTRKMMLLK; encoded by the coding sequence TTGACAAAGACTGGTTCTGCGGTTCCTTACGAAACGCAGGATGATGCTGCTTATATAACGGCACTGGCTACCGGCCGGTCCGACGGCGACAGTCTTATTGTCTCGGGCGCTCGCTTTACTCCGGGTGAATCGGTTCAGATTCTGGTATCCCATCAGAACGCTGACGGTTCGAAATCTGATGAGCTTGCCGGTTGGTCAACCGTGGCTGACGCCTCCGGTCGGATCTCTGCGCTGTGGCTGATCGATGCCTCAGTGGTTGGTGCCGATCCGATCGTTGTGACTGCCACCGGTGAGGATTCGGGAGTTGAGGTAACCTCGGTAACAACCGAAACCGACTCGCGTCTGACTTTTGTCAGCGTGCCGGACACGGTCAAAATCAGCACTCCGTTCGATGTCACGGTGTTGCTGGAGCAGAACTGCTGCGACGGTCAGTTTGCCCCGATGCCGAACCGCGAGGTGAGTTTCTACACCCGTATCGGCGACTGCGGAGTTGATCCCGATGATATCCCGGTAGCGACCGTAACTACCGATGACGCCGGAATGGCCAGCGCGACCCTGACCATCGATGTCGTCGGCAACTACGTGATAGGCGTGAAATACGAGGGAGAGTCGGAACCGTCCGAAACTGAAGACCCGAACAGTGCCTGCTTCCCCGATCAGCGTGTTGCCGTTTTGGCGGCCATCGACTGCGCCCATGTCGAAGTTGAATATGAAGAACCCGAAATAGAATGTGTCTCGGCGGGCGCCCCGCACGAGGTCCTCGGTTGTGAGGGGCAGGCTTCGTGTTTCTCAACGATCATCCACAGCGCCGGCGCCGGCGATCTCCGGTTCAGTATCCCGGCGATCAGTCAGGCGACAATCGACCCTGTTTCAGGTGAACTTTGTGTCACTCCTGATACCGCCGGCACTTATGCCATAGAAATTACCGCCACCGACACGGTCGGTCAGACTGCTTTCTGCACCGCTCAGTTGGTGGTTACGCTCAATAATCCGCCGAGCATCGATGTGCCGGATACCTATCCGCTCGATCCCTGCTATCCGGCGGATGTTACGATCTCCTACAATGTCGACGATCCCGATGGTAATATCGTTTCCGTTTATGCGATATTCGAGGGACAACAGATCGACCTGTTGACTCAGAACACGGTTTCGATAACCGGCCCGGGTACTTATTACATCGAGGCCTGGGTTGTCGACGAGTGCGGTCTTACCGATGTCGACACGATGGTCGTAACCGCTCCCGAGACGATTGATCCGTTTGTCGACCTTGGCGACGATCGGGCTATTACCCAGTGTGAACCGACGCTCTATTGTGTACCGTTTACGGTTTCTCAGGGCCTTGAAATTACTTCATACTCCGGCGGCGATATTGACTTGCAGACCGAGACGATCTGCTTTACGCCGAACGCCGAAGGCGATTATCAGCTCACCATCGAAGGTGTCGATATCTGCGGACAGACGGTAGCCGATACGGCCCTCGTTCATGTCACGTACAACTCGGCTCCCGCTATCACGGCCATCTTCGACACCACCGCGGTTGTCTGCGTTGAGGATGAGGTTTGTATCCCGGTCGATATCAGTGATGTCGACGGCAATCTGGAGTCAGTAAGTACAAGCCTCGGTAACTACAACGCCGAAACCGGTTTGCTCTGTGTGCCGGTCGGTATGGATCAAAATTACGACGTAACGATCACCGCGACCGATGCCTGCGGCCTCACGGATGACCACACGATAACGATTACCACCGTTGCTCCGCCCGCCCCGAGTGTTGATCTCGGCGACGACCAGGATCTGTTGCTCTGCGGTCCGGGCGAGGTATGTGTCGATCTGATTACCGATGCCGCTCAGTTCAGCGTTGAATCAAGCCTGGGGTATTACAACGATCAGACCGGTCAGGTTTGTTTTGAAGTTTCCGAGCCCGGGAATTACAGTCTGATCGTCTGGGTGACCGATGAATGTCTTCAGACTGCTGTCGATACGGTCGATATCAACGTGACCATGAACAGCGCTCCGGCGGTCACGATGTTCGAAGATACGGCTATTTATCTCTGTCTGCCTGAAGAGATTTGCCTGCCGGTCGAAGTTTCCGATCCGGATGGCAACATTGCCGACATCTCGATAGACGGCGGAACTTATAAAGACGGATTCATTTGTTTCACGCCCTACAATCACGGCGTTTTCGAGTTTACTCTTACGGTGACCGATTCCTGCGGTCTGACCGCTGTCGGTACTGCTTCGGTGACGATTCGCACCGATCAGGATATCGTGCTCGACTGCCCCGGTGACACCGCTATTTATACTTGTTACAAGGATACGGTTTATGTCCCGGTTGGCGGAATTCCGGACCTGGAGGAGATTTCGGTTTCGGTCCAGGGTCTCAACGCCTGGTGGGATGATGCCCGCCAGTCCGTTGGTATTTTCAGTGAATGTTCTAACTCCAGCCATATAACGGTTTTGGTCGAATCCCCCTGTGCTACCTACACCTGCACGTTCGATCTGACCGTCAACTGCAACCGCACCCCGCTGGTGCTGCTGCCGCCCGATACAACACTCTTCTCCTGTGGAGGTGAGACGCTCTGTTTGCCGGTCGGCGTCAGCGATCCGGATGATAACCTGGCCCGCGTCACGAGCAATATCGGTCAGTATGATCCGGCCACCGGCAAGCTCTGCTTCACCGCCGATACCGCCGGTGTTTACACGATCAGTGTCACCGCTTATGACGAGTGTGAAGATTATCGCACCGATGAGATGCTGGTGACCGTGGTTGCCAACACTCCGCCAACCTGTGTCGTTCCCGAAGACACCACACTTTTCGTCTGCGGCGCCGGTACGGTCTCGGTTCCGGTTGGAACGATCGACCCCGACTTCAACGTTGTCGGATGCTCGGTTGTCGAAGGTCCCGGAACCATTGAAAACGGCTATTGGATTTACGATGCTCCGGGCGCCGGTGAGTACACCGTGCAAATCGAGTGTGTGGACGAATGCGATGCTTCCTGCACCTCGGAATTCACGGTGACGATCGAGCAAAACAGCCCGCCGGTTTTCGACTGCCTGGATTATTCGGAACCGATCTTCATGTGTGAATTGACCGAGTTCTGTTTGCCGAACCTGCATGTCTCCGACGTGGACGACAACATTGCCGAAATCAATCTGACTATAAACGGTCAGCCGGTTCAGTACAACCCCGAGGGCACCTGTTTCATGCCGATCGAGGGGAACAACCGGATCGAAATGTCCGTCATCGACGAGTGCGGCGAGAGCTCTGTCTGCGATATGCCGATTTACGTGATCGTCAACAGTGCTCCGACCATGACCGAGATCAACGATACCAGTCTCTTCATTTGTGAGACCAGACCGATCTGTCTTAATCTGGAGGCTGATGACGCCGATACGAATTTCGCCGGTTTCGAACTGGTGAGCGGTAACGGTTATGTCGAAGGCGACCAGTGGTGTTACACGCCGCCGGAAGCCGGTAGCTCCGAGACTGTGACGATTCGCGCTTATGATTCCTGCGGCGCTTATGACGAGCAGACCTTTACGGTCGATTTCAACGTCAACCAGCCGCCGGTTAACGATATCCCCGCTCCCGGTGAGTTCTTTGTCTGTGAAATCGGTGAAGAGATTTGTGTCCCCGGTTTCACCGCCACCGACCCTGACGGCAACCTGGTTGGCCTGACGGTCAGCTACGGTACGCTTCATGGCGATACTCTCTGCTTCACGGCTGATCCGCAAATAACCTCGATCAGCGTGACGGCCGTAGACGAGTGTCAGGCGATGGATTCCGATGAGTACACCTTCAGTATTACGGTGAATTCGGCGCCGGTCAACGAGACGCCGACCGACAATATCGATCTGGTGCTGTGCACTCCCGAAGAATACTGCCTCGATCTGGCCGCGAGCGATGTCGACGATAACTTCAGTCATTTCGAACTGGTCTCCGGATTCGGTTCCATTATCGATAACTCCTGGTGCTTCACGCCGTGGAATCTGAACGACAATCCGGACGTCGATCCGGTAGTGATTCGCGGTTACGATAACTGTGGTGCTTATTGCGAGTTCACGCTGAATGTTTCCTGGACGCTCAACAATCCGCCGGTTGCCGAAGACGGCTATAAGAGCGGCTCTTTCTGTTTCCCGGAGGAACGGACGGTTTATCCGACCGTGACCGATGCCGACGGTGATATTCTTACCTTTACGCTCTTGTTCGGCGACGGTTATATCGATCCGGCCACGGGCGCGGTTACTTATTTCATCGGCGACACCAGCGGTGTGTACGCCTTCCAGTACGAAGTCGCCGACAGTTGCGCCGCCGACACGGCCTGGATTTACGATTCGATAACGTTAAACACCGAACCGGAGTTGTTCGGATACGATTCGACGGTCGTGCTTTGCGAGCGTGAAGAAATTTGTTTCGAAATTCTTGCCGAAGATTACGACGGTGACAATCTGGTCATTTCGCAGATCGACGGCCCCGGTGTTTTCACTCAAATAGACAACAACACCGGTCAGACCTGTTTCTGGCCGGCAGAGGTGGATTCGGCGACTTACGTGTTCGCTTATTGCGTTGCCGATCCCTGCTCCATAGATAAATTCGGTGAGGCGGCCATTACCTGCCCGCCTTGTGATCCCGACACGGTTCGGATAACGGTGATTATCAATCGCCCGCCGACCATCGTTTGTCCGGAAGCGCAGCAGTTTGCTTCCTGTGATCCGGACAGCTCCTCCTATTGTTTCCCGATCGAATTTTCCGATCCGGACGGCGAAATTCTAACGCCGGTGATTCTCTCCGGCAACGCTTTCTACGACAACGGCTATGTTTGTGTCGATCCGATTCTCAACGGTGAAATCGAAGTCGTGATCGCTGTCGCCGATTCCTGCGGCGCTGCCGATACCTGCACGGTTGCCGTTACCATCGAAAGCAACGAACCGCCGACTATCACCATGGGTGACGATTTCGAGCGGTTCCTCTGTGAACCCGAAGAAATCTGTGTGCCGGTGCGTTATTCCGATCCGAACGGAGAAATCCTGACGCCGGAGTTCAATTTTGGGATTTTGAACGACGAAGGCGCCGTCTGTTTCCTGGCCGATACCGCCGGTACTTACACGATCATCGGTTCGGTAACCGACACCTGCGACGTTACCGCCGTGGATACGACCGTCGTTACGGTGATCTTTAATACCGGTCCGTATGTCGATCTCGGTCCGGATTTCGAAGTCGGGCTCTGCGGCACGACCCAGGTTTGTGTCCCGGTTGATGCCGGCGATGTCGATGACAACCTGGTCAGTATCGTCCCGAGCACGGGAGTATACGATCCTCAGACCGGTAAGGTTTGTTTCGATATCTCCGAGGAAGGCGACTATACGTTGATCGTCACGGTTACCGATGAATGCGGACTCGACGACGTCGATACGGTGGTCGTGACCGGAGTGCCGGATGAACCGCCGTTCCTGAGCCTCGGTGATGATTTCAGCCTGATGCTTTGTGATATCATGCCGGTTTGCATCGATGTCAACACGGTGGCTGATTATTCCGAATTTATGACCAACATCGGCCAGTACGATCCGGCCAGCGGCAGACTCTGCTTCACGCCGGAAACCGCCGGTGAATATACCGTTATCGCTACGGTGATCGACTCCTGCGATCTCTCAACTACCGATACCGTGGTGGTGACGATCGAGCTCAACAGCCCGCCGGAACTGACTTGCCCCGGTCCTCAGGAGTTCTCTCTCTGTGAACCGACCGAGTTCTGTCTCCCGCTTGACGTTACCGATATCGACGGGAATCTCCAGTCGGTCGAGGTGACTTCGGGTAATGCGACCATCAACGGCAATGAGATTTGCTTCAACGCCGAAGGCTCCGGTCAGTTCGAGATTACGGTTGTTGCCGTCGATTCCTGTGCGGCTGCCGATACCTGCATCATTCCGGTGACAATCGAGCTGAATACGCCGCCGTCGGTCGTTTTGGGCGACAATTTCGATGTTTATCTCTGTATGCCGCAGGCGGTCTGTTTCCCGGCTGAGATAAGCGACCTTGACGGAGACAACCTGGATATTACGTTAACGGCCGGTGTTTATGATCCGGAACAGGATCGTATCTGTGTCGATATCGACACGACCGGCACCTATGTCATAATTGCGACAGCTACCGATACCTGTGGCGCTATGGCTGCCGACACGACCGTAATCATGGCTGAAGTGGCCGAGACACCAACCCTGGATCTGGGTGAGGATTTCGTGGTCAATATCTGTGAGCCGGAAGAAATTTGTGTCGATGTCGAAACCAACGCCACTTATCAGGAAATCACGACCAACGTGGGTGAGTACGATCCGACCTCGGGCCGGGTCTGCTTCTGGGCCGACCATTCCGCCAGCTATGACATGATCGTCCAGATTATCGACTCCTGTGGTCTGGCGGCAATCGATACGGTTCATATCGATGTGATCGTCAACACCGCTCCGACGCTGGTCATGGGTCCGGATACTTCAGTCTATCTCTGTAATCCGGAACCGATCTGTCTGCCGGTCGAGTTGAACGATCTGGAAAACAACATTGCCAATATCGAAGTGATCGGCGGCACCTACAACAACGGTGAGATTTGCATCACGCCGTACGACAGCGGCATGTACACGGTTATCATGACCGTTACCGATAGTTGTGCCGAAACCGCTTCCGATACGGCCAACATATACGTTATGACCGACCAGGGCGCCGATCTGGTCTGCCCGAACGATACCGTCCTGTTCTCCTGCACCGGTGATACCGTCTGCCTGCCGGTTTACGGCATCCCGCAGGAAGCGACGGTTGAGGTCTCGGGTATCAACACCTGGTACGACTATGAAACCGGCACGGTCTGTTTCTATACCGAGTGCGGCAATACCAATCATGTATCGATCAAGGTAACCACTCCCTGCAACGTTTACGAATGCGGCTTTACGGTTACGATCGAATGTAACGCCCCACCGCTGGTGATCCTGCCCCCGGATACCTCGTTGATGGTCTGTGGCCCCGAGCAGGTTTGTCTGCCGGTCGGCATAACCGATCAGAACGACAATCTCTACTCGGTAATAGTGGATAACGGCTGGTATGATGCCGTGCATTCGATGGTCTGTTTCGATGCCGACACCAGCGGGACTTATATCCTGACGGTTACGGCCGAGGATTCCTGCGGCGAAGTCTCCAGTGATGATATTTCCGTCGTGGTCGATTTCAACAGCGCGCCTTATCTGATCTACGAGTGGGCGGATTCATTGATCTCGACTTGTGTGCCGGAGGTTTGTGTCCCGATCGAGGCTATCGATCCCGACAACAACCTGGCTGAAGTTTATACCGACTGGGGTACTTATAACGAGGAAACGGGTGAGATCTGCTTCACCGTCGATACCAACGGCACCTACTGTGTAGAAGTTTACGCCGTCGATTCCTGCGGCCTGGCCGACACTCTGACGGCTTGTGTCAATGTTGAGACAGGTGACTTCGTTTATATCGACTGCCCGACCGAGACTATCGCAGCTCCGCCGGTTTGCGGTCCGGAAGAAATCTGTGTCGACCTGGCGATTGCCGGTTCCGGCTATCAGATCAACACCAGCTTCGGTGAATGGGCCGATAACCAGCTCTGTTTCTTCGCCGATACCGCCGGTATTTACACGATAGATGTGCTTGGTTCAGCCGAGTGCAACGAAGACTCCTGCCGTGTTTATGTCGAGGTGATCTTCCTGGATCCGGCGACCATCACCTGTCCCGGCGATACGACCGTTCTGCTTTGCGAGGCGGATACTCTCTGCTTTAACTTCACGGCTTCGGCCACGACCGAGCAGGTAGAGGTACAGGGCGGCTATATCAACGGTGATCAGGTTTGTGTGCCGATCCTGGAGCCGGGCGTGCAGGTCATTACGTTGATCGCTATTAACGACTGTGGCTCCGACACATGCAGTTTCACGATCAACTCGACATTTAACAGCGGTCCGACTTTGACCGCCGCCAACGATACGACCATAACGGCTTGTGAGCCTTATGAGATATGTTTCGATTATACTGCCGCTGATCCGGATAATAACATCATCGAGGTACAGAGTTCGCTCGGTGTGGTGATCGACGATCAGGTCTGTTTCACCCCGCCCGATTTTGGTACCTACACGATCGTTATTACGGCCCGCGATGAATGTGGTCTCACCGCAACCGACAGTCTGACTCTGACCCTGGTTGAAGGCGGCGTACCGCTCGTGCTGTGTCCGAACGGCGTACAGTACGATACTCTCTGTACCCCGGGCGAGGTTTGCGTGGTGGTGCCGGTCAGCCCTCAGGATGCGATTGTGACGATTAGTCCTACGGGCACCTATGATCCGCAGACCGGTGAAGTCTGTGTCGAGTTCCAGGAAACTGGAACGATACAGATCTGGGTCCGGGCCGAGGCTACCTGCGGTATCGACTCCTGTTCGTTTACGATGGATGTCGTGGTCGACAATCCGCCGGTGGTGGAATGCCGCGGTGCGGTCGACACGTTGCTCTGTCTGGCCGATCCGGTCGAGGTTTGCCTGCCGGTATCGTTCAGCGGCATCGTGGACAGTATCGAGGTGCTCGGCGCTACTTATGAAAACGGCTATGTCTGCGTGCCGATTACTGAGGCCGGTCAGTACGAGATTCTGACCATCGCCCACGGCATTTGCATCAGTGATACCTGTGAAACCGTCCTTAGAGTAACCCGGGATCAGGATCCGATCCTGCATCTGCCGACGGAGATATTCTCGTTCGAGCGGTGCCCGGACGACACTGACCATATCTGCATCGACGGCATCTGGGCCGAGGATGTCGAGTCCGATGTCACCATTACCATGACTTGCGGTCCCGGCACATTCACCGAGGTGACCAATGACTCCGGTGAAGTCTGCTTCGTCCCGGACGGTTTCGGTACTTACGAGTTCTGCTTCGAAGTAACCGACGGCTGCAATATCACTACCGGTTCGTTCACGGTCGATGTTACCGAGGAAGAGGACTGTGACGTCTGTATGTACATCGGCCTCGAAAGCGGCGATTGTACGCCGGTTGGTCTGGTCAAGGAAGTCACCATGACGATCGATGCCAAAACACCGATCGGCGGTTTCGATCTCCTGATCAGTTTCGATGCCTCGGTTATGGGCTTCACTTATGCCACGATAGAAAATACGGAAATACATGACGGCAGCACGGGCTGGGAGTATTTCCGGTACACCCTGAACGAGGCCAGTTGTTCACCGTCCTGTCCGTCCGGAGTGGTGCGCTTCGTCGCTATCGCCGACGTCAACAACGGTGCGTCGCATCCGCCGGATGAAACCCTCACGCCGCATGGCGCGGTGGTGCGGATACAGTTCCAGGTGGCCAACGACCAGAACCTGGGCGACCAGTTCCTGCCGATCAACTTCGTAACTTACGACTGCGGCGACAACGCGGTTTCCGATACGACCGGTAACGACCTCTATGTCGACCTGCGCATCTATAACCCCGAAGGTTACCTGCGTTGGGATGAAATGGACGATGTCAATTATCCCGAGTCGGCGCGTCCTTACGGACTGGGTACGCGTGATGAATGTTTCGGTGACGGCAAAGTCGACCCGATTCGTTGCATCGAGTTCTACGACGGCGGTATCTGCGTGATTCACCCCGATTCGATCGACGATCGCGGGGATATCAACCTCAACGGCACGGCTTATGAAATCGCCGACGCGGTGCTCTTCTCGAACTACTTCATCTACGGTCTGGATGTGTTCGTGGTCAGTATTCCGGGTCAGATTGCCGCGACCGACGTCAACGCCGACGGTGTGACGTTGTCGGTAGCCGACCTGGTTCTGTTGATCCGTGTCATTATCGGTGACGCCGATCCGATTCCGAAGATCATCCCGTATCCCGATGACCTGGTTCTGACGACGACTACGGAAGCCAGTAATATCGATGTAACCACCCGGTCAACCGGTGAGGTAGGAGCGGCGCTGTTCGTCTTCGACCTCGAGGGTGATATCGAGATCGATGAGCCGACACTGACGGCCGATGCCGAGAAGATGGATCTGGCCTGGAATATCGAGGACAACGAACTGCGCCTGCTGGTTTACAACATGGGCACCGAGCGTATCGAAATGGGTGAACATTCGATCCTGCAGATCCCGTACAGCGGTGACGGTACCCTGAGTATGACCAAGGCTGAGATTGTCGATTACCAGGGTCGTCCGTATGAGATCGCTTATAAGTCGAACTTGTTGCCGACGAGCTTCTCACTCGAACAGAACTACCCGAACCCGTTCAACCCGAATACGACTATCGGATTCGCCCTCGCTGAAGCAAGCGACTATGTTCTCAGCATCTATAACGTCGAAGGCAAGCTGGTGCGGAACTTCAACGGAAGTCTCCCGGCCGGCAACCATTCGGTGGTCTGGGACGGCCGTTCCGAGAACGGCGCCGCGGTTGCCTCGGGCGTGTATTTCTACCGTCTCGATGCCGGAGATTATCATCAGACGAGAAAGATGATGCTCCTCAAGTAA